The Tachysurus fulvidraco isolate hzauxx_2018 chromosome 10, HZAU_PFXX_2.0, whole genome shotgun sequence genome segment AGCTCCCTGAAGTGCCCCTGGTTGCCAGAGAGGTGCAGTATGAGCAGATTGACTGCCTCATTAACGAGGACGTGACGATCAAAGGGCGCCGAGAGGGCAATGAGGTGTACCTTCCCTTCAGCTGGGTGGAGAAATACTTTAATGTGTATGGACGCCTGGTACAGTATGATGGTACAGAGCGCTTTGAGTTCTCGCACAGCTACTCACGTGTGTATGCCCAGAGAGAACCCTATCATCCTGATGGAGTCTTTATGTCATTTGAAGTCTACAATGTGGAGGTGAGAGACCGTGTGAAGTGCATCAGTGGAGTGGAAGGTATGTGAGCGCTTGAAGGCTATGACATTACTGGGTAATGTACTATAATATACCAAAAAGAAACTTTACAACCTTCATAATTCATTACTAagagaaatatataaacaacTAGCAGTGACAGGGGTTAATCTAAACAGCTAATGATATTTCACTTGACCTGAACCCAGTACACGTTctaactgtttttttgttgttgttgttgttgttgttgttgttttttgcttCTTTCAGGTGTGCCTATTTCCACACAGTGGGGTTCCCAGGGCTACTTTTACCCAATCCAGATAGCTCAGTATGCACTAAGTCACTACAGTAAGAATCTTACAGAAAAGCCACCTAGCATAAAGACATATGGGTTTATGGATGAGAGAGAAGGGAGTCCCAATCCCTGGACAGTCACTAAAGGTTGCTCATTTGCCAAGGTCCATGACCCAAGTCACACAGCTGCCATTTACCAGTTCACCACAGCAGGTAAATTCTTTATTGATGAACCatcaaaatataaaaaggaTTACTGTTGGATGCTATTTTGGaacataatataattttaaCTGGTATATTTTaactgtatgtatatgtctcttttattttgtgtagataATTCAGAGGGTATATCTCTGCTTCTGGATAACTCAAAGGATTTTGTCTTGTCTGCTGATGTGAAGTTCACTTCAAATGGTAGCGTGTCAGTAGTGTTGGAGACAACAGAAAAGGGACCTCCATATATCATTCACTACATCACTAGTTCCCTTCTCATTTCCTTCAAGGATAGGGAGATCATCTATGGCATTGGTCCACAGGCAGCCTGGAGTACCCTGACCCGGGACTTGGTGACTGATCTGCGTAAGGGAGTGGGTTTGTCTAACACCAAAATTGTGAAGGCAACTCGGATCGTACCAAGACGCGTAGTCCAGATGGTACTGCGTGGCTCAGGTTTTATCAGTAACATCACCATTTCCTCCACAGCTCACATGGCTGCCTTCTTTGCTGCTAGTGATTGGCTCCTGCGCACCCAGGATGAACGTGGTGGTTGGCCCATCAGAGTGGCCCATAAGTTAGGGGAAGGATTTAGGACACTGGAGTCTGGCTGGTACTCTGCCATGGCCCAGGGACAGGCCATGTCCACACTTGTGAGGGCATACCTCGTCACACATGACCTTGTATACCTCAGCGCTGCAGTGCGTGCCACTGCACCTTTCAAGCGCATGTCAGAGCAACATGGTGTGAAAGCTTTGTTCATGAACAAGTACGACTGGTATGAAGAGTATCCCACAACACCCAGCTCCTTCGTGCTCAACGGCTTCATATACTCGCTGATCGGACTGTACGATGTGGCTGAAATAGCAGGGGACAAACTGGGCCGAGAGGCAGGTGTACTGTTTAGCCGAGGATTAGAGTCCCTGAAAGCCATGCTACCACTGTTTGATACAGGTTCTGGAACTGTCTATGACCTGAGGCATTTCACGTTGGGTGTGGCACCAAATCTGGCACGTTGGGACTACCACACCACTCACATAAACCAGCTGCAGCTGCTGTCGTCTATAGACAGTAGTCCCATTTTTAGAGAGTACGCAAAACGCTGGAAAAGCTACCTGAAAGGGGGTCGGGCCAAGCACAACTAGAGATGGGCCAAAAAGTCTTTTAGTGGAAAGAAATTGCTGATAAGACTGAATCATTAAAGCAGTGTATACTGATGAAAATGAAGGATTTACACATTTTCACTGACAGTTATCCAGTAGTTAAGCTATGTTCCTCTcaaacatacattcacacattgTGAAgttagaaaaaaacattttagcagCAATTTTCTTTCATACTTCCAATACAGTGGTAACAATGCAGATGTTTACATGCACTTTAAGACAAGCAAATTCAACATTGCCTATTGTGATTTATTCAAATATTGTTTGTTATTGTCAGAAGCAAATATTATAATTGGTGATGTACAATACTAGGAAATGTactagaaaaaaataagaaatgactAAC includes the following:
- the glcea gene encoding glucuronic acid epimerase a produces the protein MRCLVARVNHKTLIVLCAVFTLVTIVLWSKCSRDVAVHPPTRPQPEPAPTTEQEEDHGQLPEVPLVAREVQYEQIDCLINEDVTIKGRREGNEVYLPFSWVEKYFNVYGRLVQYDGTERFEFSHSYSRVYAQREPYHPDGVFMSFEVYNVEVRDRVKCISGVEGVPISTQWGSQGYFYPIQIAQYALSHYSKNLTEKPPSIKTYGFMDEREGSPNPWTVTKGCSFAKVHDPSHTAAIYQFTTADNSEGISLLLDNSKDFVLSADVKFTSNGSVSVVLETTEKGPPYIIHYITSSLLISFKDREIIYGIGPQAAWSTLTRDLVTDLRKGVGLSNTKIVKATRIVPRRVVQMVLRGSGFISNITISSTAHMAAFFAASDWLLRTQDERGGWPIRVAHKLGEGFRTLESGWYSAMAQGQAMSTLVRAYLVTHDLVYLSAAVRATAPFKRMSEQHGVKALFMNKYDWYEEYPTTPSSFVLNGFIYSLIGLYDVAEIAGDKLGREAGVLFSRGLESLKAMLPLFDTGSGTVYDLRHFTLGVAPNLARWDYHTTHINQLQLLSSIDSSPIFREYAKRWKSYLKGGRAKHN